The stretch of DNA gctatAGTTCTGGAAATAATTATCATCCTCTATGCAAAACACATGAGAGTTTTGTCTTGgccaaaatttaaaatgcaactgATTATTTCTATGGATGCCAAAGAAAATGAGCCACTTATTCATTCTAAACTGGACTGAGCAATAATTGCCTGAAAGGTGCTATAAGGTGAGGAATTCTTAGAAGTAAGTTTAATTTTCTTGCTAGAATTCTTAAGGGGAGATCAGTAATTGTCATTGAAaggttttgttgtttattcagtTGTTTTTAAGCAACTTGTTTAGATTCAGTCTCCAAGATAAATGACTGTACCTGTTTTGAAGGCTTCAAAATTGATCATTCAGAAGTACAAATTTTCATACTTGTGTTTCTTGATCTTTGCAAGTTAATAGTGTAAAGACACTGATAAATTCAACATAACTTACTTGAGGGAAGGTCACTAGATTGAATTAGTGGCTGGATTCATGTACTCTTGTAATAAAACTACATTAATGTGTGTGAACTATTCATGTCATATAGGGTAGAACTTGCCTATTGGGGATTGTAAATAGAATTTCCTGGAGAGCATATTCACAAAATAGCAGAGCTGTGACTCAAAGGGGAGATTTCAAAAGTTTTCCTCCACACTTACTAGATCAGTATTTATTTGCTTCACAGAAAAACAATGAATGGTAATGTAATTATCTCTTaagctttatttttgaaaattctaaCAATTCCTATTTTGTTCCATGTTTTGAATTCTCTATGCCTTGTTTCTCAGACTATTGCTCACTCAATGTAtttctcagtatttttcttttatatctgtcATCTATCATGTGTGTATACGTGTAACAATCattttactttccatttctttggttTTTCACACTATGCACGTTGATGGTCCATGTATTTTGTCTTCAGATTTTGGGATACTTCTCACACTTGTTTTGGGTTATTCTCTAACgtctattttatgtttatatatttccttgcaatgattttgtttttttcagactaTGTGTGTCTCTTTGTAAACAAGACAAGCTATTATACTAtttattttgcataattttaCTTTGCTATTTCTCTGTATAAAAAATAATCAGTGTCAAAGTGCTCATTATACTTAGTTTGTTATATATTTTGGGTTATGATATCTGACTTTCTTTCCCACAGGAAGAATATAGGAATGACCTGGAATGGTGACTCACCATTaagcaatgaaaagaacaaaTGCTAGCACTCCGGCCAGTTTCATCTTACTGGGCTTTTCTGACCAGCCCCACCTGGAGATGGCTCTCCTTCTAGTCGTCTCTATCATATACATTCTGACACTGATGGGGAACACAGCAATCATACTGGTCTCATACTTTAGCCCCAAACTCCACAcgcccatgtatttcttcctctccaATCTCTCCTTCCTGGACCTCTGTTTCACCACCAGTATTGTCCCACAAATGCTTTGGAATCTCAAGGGGCCTGACAAGACCATCAGCTACACTGGTTGTATGATCCAGCTGTATGTTGCTTTGGGGCTGGGCTCCACGGAGTGCATCCTGCTGACTGttatggcctatgaccgcttcaATGCTATCTGTCGACCCCTCCACTATGGAATCATCATGCACCCAAAGCTTCTCCAGCAGCTAGCAGCTCTGGCCTGGATCAGTGGTTTTGCCGAGTCCACGGTTCAGACCATCCTTATTTTCCAGTTGCCTCTTTGCAGCCATCACATGATGGATGATTTCATGTGCGAGGAGCCTGCCCTGATTAAGATTGCTTGTGTGAACACAACCTTCCTGGAAAATGAGCTCTCCATAGCTATTGTTCTCTATGTGGTGATACCTCTGGGGCTTATTCTGGTCTCCTATGGCTGCATTGTTAGGACTGTGCTGAGGATAAAATccgctgaaggcaggaggaaagcatTTGGGACTTGTGGGTCCCACCTAATTGTTGTGGTGTTGTTTTTTGGGACAATAATTTCTGTCTACATCCAACCCAAAAGCAAATTCACACAGAATTACAGTAAATTCCTCACCCTCTTCTACACTGTGCTAACACCCTCACTTAATCCTTTGATCTACACCTTGAGAAACAAAGAAGTTATGTGGGCGCTAAGAAGGTTAGTGGGAAGAGATTCAAGCTAAGGAGAAATGTGAACTATCCTCTCACAGTCCCTCAGATGTTGGGAACTTTTAACATCATcctcttctgtttctcctttcactTATGAGGATCACAGCtaaatctgaataaaatgttatgaaattttctttcaatGACATCCTGAAGTTACCAATTCTAAATTCTCCTTTCAGAAATgttgtgtctctttttttcagctattttgtAAAGAttctattaaataataaatatttatattatatgcatatgtatttttattatgctTTCATAAGTCTAGAGTTACTGATCTTGTGATTAACTAGTGACAGATACTCATTAATGATAATGATACTGTTATGACAGATCTGCTTTCTCATCACAGAAGAAATCTTCTGCTTCATCGGGGAAGAGCTCACATCATAGCTACAGATACGGGGTGTTACCTCAGACCTTCCTATCACTCTCCAGGTCTCACACTCAATAGTTCCTAGGCCGTATGTGTTCTGTGCCTagtttatatgaaaatgaaaatgttcatgGAAAGGGCCACAGTTATCTAACAGATTTTCTTATTTGGAGGATTGTTGATTCCAGTTCATTGACTAGAGGAATCTGGAATTAAGTACACCTGAGATTTTTCAGATCTCCTCTACCCACAGGGAAAGCTTCCAAGGGCTATGAGCCATGAGATGAGTATTTCTCTTTCATACAAGTCTTGTCAGCACAAGATAACCTCTCCCTCTCTTTCGATCAATTATTTAGCTTTATATCTGGAATCTAAGCAAATATGCAAATAGAGCTTTAAGTATTATcattaaatatgaatatttaatttGACAAATTAAATAGATATCTTTACACAAAATGTCTTTTGTCTCTTATATGTTATTCACTTTTatagataatataattttatagaatTTGCAAAATTGCTTTTCCTCGTATTGAATGTAACATTTTTATCTGTTCTaataacattctttaaaaaattgactttttcccATATATTCAAagtgattatttatttataaaatattatcaagatccttcagtcaattcagttcaattcagttgctcagtcatgtcctttattgagtccatctagcatgaaatgttcccttggtatctctaatattcttgaagagatctctagtctttcccattctattgttttcctctatttctttacactgattgctgaggaaggctttcttacctctccttgctattcttcggaactctgcattcaaatggatatatctttccttttttcctttgcttttcacttctcttcttttcacagctatttgtaagggctcctcagacagacattttgcttttttgcatttctttttcttggggatagtcttgattcctgtctcctgtacaatgtcatgaacctctgtccatagttcatcaggcactctgtctatcagatctagtcccttaaatctatttctcacttccactgtatagtcataagggatttgatttaggtcatcctTGAATGGTCTAAtgctttccccactttcttcaatatcagtctaaatttggcaataaggagttcatgatctgagccacagtcagctccatgtcatgtttttgctgaccgtatagagcgtctccatctttggctgcaaagaagataatcaatcGAATTTTGAtgttgacaatctggtgatgtccatgtatagagggTTCtcctgtgctgttggaagagggtgtttgctatgaccagtgtattctcttggcagaactctattagcctctgccctgcttcattctgtactgcaaggccaaatttgcctgttactccaggtgtttcttgacttcctacttttgcattccagtaccctataatgaaaaggacatttttgaggtgttagttctagaaggtcttgtaggtcttcatagaaccattcaacttcagcttcttcagcattcctggtcagggtatagacttggattaccatgacattgaatggtttgccttggaaacaaacagagatcattctgtcgtttttgagattgcatccaagtactgcacatcggactcttttgttgactatgatggctactccatttcttcatagggattcctgcccacagaagtagatataatggtcatctgagttatattcacccattccagtccatcttagttcgctgattcctagaatgtcgatgttcactcttgccatttctgtttgaccacttccaaattgCCATGACTATTGGACATAACAgcccagtttcctatgcaatattgctctttacagcatcaaaccttgcttctatcacgagtcccatccacaactgggagttgtttttgctttggctccatcccttcattctttctggagttatttctccactcttctccagtggcatattgggcacctcccGACCTAGggttttcatctttcagtgtcctatctttttgccttttcatactgttcatggggttctcaaggcaagaatactgaagtggtttgccattccgttctccagtggaccacattctgtcagagctCTCCGCCATGACCCGtccttcttgggtggccccacaaagcatggcttagtttcattgagttagacaaggcttaggtccgtgtgatcagattgactagttGTCTGTAATCTTATCTAATATGAAAAACTCTCCTAGGAATCATAGGACGTCCAACTATTAGCATGATATATATCTGTCCTTTAGTtatatgttcctttttaaaatgtttcaagtgTATTTCTTGTCATTTTCTATTATACCCTTTCTCCCTTAGATATAAAAGAGTACTTTAATTCCCTAAAGGATCTCTGTTTCTCATACTTTTATTAATTAGAACATGAAAGACACATTTGTGAAAGATGAGATTAAGTTGGACTTCGAGAAGTATATGGTGTAATTTCCATAAATttaatgaaaggaagaaatatttgaaactgcTGGGTTTCTACTGATTGAACATAAGATGAATATTGTGAGAGACAGGAGTAAGAGTATGGAGAATCAAATTTCATGCTATTTAGGCTTTTAATCG from Muntiacus reevesi chromosome 20, mMunRee1.1, whole genome shotgun sequence encodes:
- the LOC136151680 gene encoding olfactory receptor 2H2-like; this translates as MALLLVVSIIYILTLMGNTAIILVSYFSPKLHTPMYFFLSNLSFLDLCFTTSIVPQMLWNLKGPDKTISYTGCMIQLYVALGLGSTECILLTVMAYDRFNAICRPLHYGIIMHPKLLQQLAALAWISGFAESTVQTILIFQLPLCSHHMMDDFMCEEPALIKIACVNTTFLENELSIAIVLYVVIPLGLILVSYGCIVRTVLRIKSAEGRRKAFGTCGSHLIVVVLFFGTIISVYIQPKSKFTQNYSKFLTLFYTVLTPSLNPLIYTLRNKEVMWALRRLVGRDSS